In Vagococcus hydrophili, one DNA window encodes the following:
- a CDS encoding DUF4391 domain-containing protein, whose protein sequence is MKNTKDKQFLQNFVQSIYLLASLKTENTRIEVYEDDKVLYQEIQFLYVEMKDKGESNKIYKILTHLIPYPLVILFEESDCFTIYTGRFERNSEDFLKLVNIYPSPVYQKRDLENVLQQLTLIDLPRQNFKTFYDGLRNEIISATAKLQYDENIGSITAEEKDQLDNLKKQIEDLRNSIKKENQLNRKIDMQMKLKNLKDELSSKLNQ, encoded by the coding sequence ATGAAAAATACTAAGGATAAACAATTTTTACAAAATTTTGTTCAAAGTATCTATTTGTTGGCTAGTCTCAAAACTGAAAATACACGTATTGAAGTGTATGAAGATGATAAGGTTCTCTACCAAGAAATTCAATTTCTTTATGTGGAAATGAAGGATAAAGGTGAATCGAATAAAATCTATAAAATATTGACACATTTAATTCCATATCCATTAGTAATTCTTTTTGAGGAATCAGACTGCTTTACTATCTATACTGGTCGTTTTGAAAGAAATTCAGAAGATTTCTTGAAGTTAGTAAATATATATCCATCACCAGTTTATCAAAAAAGAGATCTTGAGAACGTCTTGCAACAACTTACTTTGATTGACTTACCAAGACAGAACTTTAAGACGTTTTATGACGGACTACGTAATGAGATTATTTCAGCAACAGCTAAGTTACAATATGATGAAAATATTGGTAGTATCACTGCTGAAGAGAAAGACCAGCTGGATAATTTGAAAAAACAAATTGAGGATTTGCGAAATTCAATCAAAAAGGAAAATCAGTTGAATCGTAAGATTGATATGCAGATGAAGTTGAAAAACTTGAAAGATGAACTTTCAAGTAAGCTAAATCAATAA
- a CDS encoding DNA methyltransferase → MMKERNNQLLEEVSSSSLNITEQNIEKMKDLFPEVLTEEKIDFDKLRLVLGDEVETESERYSFNWNGKKKTIQLAQQPTVATLKPNKSKSKNWDETKNLYIEGDNLEVLKILQKSYANKVKLIYLDPPYNTGSDFVYKDSFSDSLDNYLESTGQSNEAGKKLATNLETSGRYHTDWLNMMYPRLKLARNLLTKDGVIFISIDDNEQGNLRKI, encoded by the coding sequence ATGATGAAAGAAAGAAATAACCAACTATTAGAAGAAGTGTCTTCTAGTTCGCTTAATATCACTGAACAAAATATTGAAAAAATGAAGGATTTATTTCCTGAAGTTCTAACTGAGGAGAAAATTGACTTTGATAAGTTACGTTTGGTTCTTGGAGATGAAGTTGAGACAGAATCAGAACGTTATAGTTTTAATTGGAATGGTAAAAAAAAGACCATCCAACTGGCACAACAACCAACAGTTGCAACGCTTAAGCCGAATAAATCAAAATCAAAGAATTGGGATGAAACTAAAAATCTTTATATTGAAGGAGATAACTTAGAAGTCTTAAAGATTTTACAGAAATCATATGCAAATAAAGTAAAACTTATATATTTGGATCCACCTTACAACACTGGAAGTGATTTTGTATATAAGGACAGTTTTTCTGATTCACTTGATAATTACTTAGAGTCTACTGGTCAGTCGAATGAGGCAGGAAAAAAACTTGCAACGAATTTGGAAACCAGTGGACGGTATCATACGGATTGGTTGAATATGATGTATCCGAGATTAAAGTTAGCTCGTAACTTATTGACTAAAGATGGAGTAATTTTTATTAGTATTGATGATAACGAACAGGGAAACTTAAGAAAAATTTGA
- a CDS encoding DNA methyltransferase: MITQIAHKARASVSNDKIISQNHNFILLYAKNIDVVFNKRSEVGLDPVLEGFSNPDADSRGDWKGTPVDGPGGAKKGNPYYEFMGVEGYFRYSKETMQKLYDDGLIVRTKNGLQRKYFLTDAIKSRKTDTSWWENGGYTTNATRELNGLMGEKTFDTPKPVELIERMLKLFTNNDKKAIVLDFFSGSGTVAEAVMKINKEDAGFRKYILVQLPEVIAEKTDAFNAGYRKIPEIAEERIRRAGDKIIDKNPDLTGELDIGFKVFELERSNLKKWNSDPEDLVTMFDSIQDNLEAGSTEDDLVFEIMLKQGLELTLPIEKIIVGDANIYKIAYGSLFIVLGKNITSNASKKIVEFIKNEALEDVAIVLQDTGFISDSEKLNSIEILNTGGVDYNDILSI, translated from the coding sequence TTGATTACTCAAATTGCTCATAAGGCTCGTGCGTCTGTTTCTAATGACAAAATTATTAGTCAAAATCATAATTTTATTTTACTTTACGCCAAAAATATTGATGTTGTATTTAATAAACGTTCTGAAGTTGGATTAGACCCAGTGCTAGAGGGATTTAGTAATCCAGATGCTGATTCTCGTGGAGACTGGAAGGGTACTCCAGTGGACGGACCAGGTGGTGCTAAGAAAGGAAACCCGTACTATGAATTTATGGGAGTTGAGGGATATTTTAGATACTCTAAGGAAACAATGCAAAAATTATATGATGATGGATTGATTGTTAGGACAAAGAATGGTTTACAACGTAAATATTTCTTAACGGATGCTATAAAATCTCGGAAAACGGATACAAGCTGGTGGGAAAATGGTGGCTATACTACTAATGCAACAAGAGAGTTGAATGGCTTGATGGGTGAGAAAACATTTGACACTCCGAAACCAGTTGAATTGATTGAAAGAATGTTAAAACTTTTTACTAATAATGATAAAAAAGCGATAGTGCTTGATTTTTTCTCTGGATCTGGAACTGTTGCTGAGGCTGTGATGAAAATAAATAAAGAAGATGCAGGTTTTAGGAAATATATACTTGTTCAACTGCCAGAAGTAATTGCTGAAAAGACAGATGCTTTTAATGCAGGATATAGAAAAATTCCTGAAATCGCTGAAGAACGTATTCGTCGGGCTGGAGACAAGATAATAGACAAAAATCCTGATTTAACAGGGGAGCTTGATATTGGATTTAAAGTTTTTGAACTAGAAAGATCAAATCTCAAAAAGTGGAATTCTGACCCTGAGGATTTGGTGACTATGTTTGATTCAATTCAAGACAATCTTGAAGCGGGTTCAACTGAAGACGATTTAGTTTTTGAAATTATGTTGAAGCAAGGGTTAGAGTTGACATTGCCAATTGAAAAAATCATAGTTGGTGATGCTAATATCTATAAAATTGCATATGGTTCGTTGTTTATTGTTTTAGGTAAAAATATTACAAGTAATGCTTCTAAAAAAATTGTTGAGTTCATAAAAAATGAAGCACTGGAAGACGTTGCAATAGTGTTACAAGATACTGGCTTTATAAGTGACAGTGAGAAGTTGAATTCCATTGAGATTTTGAATACAGGTGGAGTGGATTATAACGATATTTTAAGTATTTAA